The following are encoded together in the Anaerolineales bacterium genome:
- a CDS encoding flippase-like domain-containing protein, which translates to MQVIRSSLSLKNIALLILGLLTIFGGIAIFSDGNKILQVLQQAHWGWLPIAVIFMVLSYFLTSYSFARVNRMLGIPINTRRLTEIGFTTTALNHLFTTGGLAGNSLRYLLMKGPGVGIKDVITTSVIHFYLTSLIMLGMLPLGLIYFILHASVPPGTAIIISIVTFLAVTFFVVGSILFFVPEKRKPIMRAISRLTHRIFKKDVEAEIDQINNSFTRGVSELRSQPQKTFRILGLIFGDWLMSAAALWFCFYALGYLLNFGDLIAGFVIGIVSGVLSMIPGGLGIQEGSMAGIFTLLGSTFEQAILASILFRVVYYILPYIVSLVLTYWLLHTKEDREVVPEVEG; encoded by the coding sequence ATGCAAGTCATCCGGTCATCACTCTCTTTAAAAAACATTGCCCTGCTCATTCTTGGGCTGCTCACCATTTTCGGCGGTATCGCCATATTCTCGGATGGGAACAAAATACTGCAGGTGCTGCAGCAGGCGCACTGGGGGTGGCTGCCCATCGCCGTCATCTTCATGGTTCTTTCGTATTTCCTGACCAGCTACAGTTTTGCACGCGTCAACCGCATGCTCGGGATTCCCATCAACACCCGCAGATTGACGGAGATCGGGTTCACAACCACGGCGCTCAATCACTTGTTTACCACCGGCGGGTTGGCTGGGAATTCGCTGCGCTACCTTTTGATGAAAGGCCCCGGCGTGGGCATCAAGGATGTCATCACGACTTCCGTCATTCATTTCTACCTCACCAGTCTGATCATGTTGGGAATGCTGCCGCTTGGATTGATCTATTTCATCCTGCATGCCTCCGTTCCGCCGGGCACGGCGATCATCATCAGCATCGTCACGTTCCTGGCCGTCACGTTCTTCGTCGTCGGCAGCATCTTATTCTTCGTACCGGAGAAGCGAAAACCGATCATGCGGGCGATTTCGCGCCTCACCCACAGGATCTTCAAGAAAGACGTCGAAGCAGAAATCGACCAGATCAACAACAGTTTCACGCGCGGCGTAAGCGAGCTGCGCAGTCAACCGCAAAAAACGTTCCGTATTTTGGGTCTGATTTTTGGCGATTGGCTCATGAGCGCGGCCGCGCTGTGGTTCTGCTTCTATGCTTTGGGTTATCTCCTGAATTTTGGCGATCTGATTGCGGGCTTTGTGATCGGCATCGTCTCCGGAGTGCTGTCCATGATCCCGGGCGGACTGGGGATCCAGGAAGGCTCCATGGCCGGGATTTTCACCCTGCTGGGGTCGACATTCGAACAAGCCATCCTGGCGTCGATATTGTTCCGCGTTGTCTATTACATCCTCCCGTACATCGTCAGCCTTGTGTTGACCTACTGGCTTCTTCACACGAAAGAAGACCGGGAGGTTGTTCCAGAGGTGGAGGGATAA